One Cervus canadensis isolate Bull #8, Minnesota chromosome 13, ASM1932006v1, whole genome shotgun sequence DNA segment encodes these proteins:
- the SELE gene encoding E-selectin, whose protein sequence is MVPAGAGLHCSWQTSHQTCRSGTKEKQQQHGRSLILKRPLHRTKSIFKSNLWIKRTLEVMIAAQYLSALTFVLLLFKESRTWSYHASKENMTFEEARDYCQKTYTALVAIQNQEEIKYLNSTFSHSPSYYWIGIRKINSIWTWIGTNKSLTKEATNWAPGEPNNKQSDEDCVEIYIKREKDSGKWNDERCTKRKLALCYKAACTPTPCSSHGECVETINNYTCQCHPGFKGLKCEQVVTCQAQKHPEHGHLVCNPLGKFSYNSSCSVSCAEGYLPSSTEATWCTSSGEWSTPLPTCNVVKCDALSNPDNGVVNCSQNHGSLPWNTTCTFECQEGYKLTGPQHLQCNSSGIWDNKQPTCKAVTCAAISDPQNGTVNCSHSSVGEFAFKSSCRFACTEGFVLQGPPQVECTAEGQWTQQVPVCEVVRCSRLDVSGKLSMNCNGEPVLGTECTFACPERWTLNGSVVLTCGATGHWSGMLPTCEAPIVSQTPLAVELSTAGVSLVTIPSFLFWLLKRLRKKAKRFSPTSSCSSLKSDGGYPAPSELI, encoded by the exons ATGGTTCCAGCAGGAGCAGGGCTCCACTGTTCTTGGCAGACCTCACATCAAACCTGCAGGAGTGGCACAAAAGAGAAGCAGCAGCAACACGGGAGGAGTCTGATACTGAAACGACCACTTCACCGAACA AAAAGCATTTTCAAGTCTAATCTTTGGATCAAAAGAACTCTTGAAGTCATGATTGCTGCACAGTATCTCTCTGCTCTCACTTTCG TGCTTCTCCTGTTTAAAGAAAGTAGAACCTGGTCTTACCATGCATCCAAGGAAAACATGACTTTTGAGGAGGCCAGAGATTATTGCCAGAAAACTTACACAGCTCTAGTTGCAATTCAAAACCAGGAAGAGATTAAATACCTGAACTCCACATTCAGCCATTCACCAAGTTACTACTGGATTGGAATCAGAAAGATCAACAGTATATGGACCTGGATAGGGACCAATAAGTCTTTGACCAAAGAAGCCACAAACTGGGCTCCAGGTGAACCGAACAATAAGCAAAGTGATGAGGACTGTGTAGAAATCTACATTAAGAGAGAAAAGGACTCAGGCAAGTGGAATGATGAGAGGTGCACCAAAAGGAAGCTCGCCTTATGTTATAAAG CTGCCTGTACCCCCACACCCTGCAGCAGCCATGGTGAATGTGTAGAGACCATCAACAACTACACTTGCCAGTGCCACCCTGGCTTCAAGGGCCTCAAATGTGAGCAAG ttgTGACTTGTCAGGCACAGAAACATCCTGAGCATGGACATCTGGTTTGCAACCCTTTGGGGAAATTCAGCTACAACTCTTCCTGCTCCGTCAGCTGTGCAGAGGGCTACCTCCCAAGCAGCACGGAGGCCACGTGGTGCACGTCCTCTGGAGAATGGAGCACTCCTCTTCCAACCTGCAATG TGGTTAAGTGTGATGCTTTGTCAAATCCGGACAACGGAGTTGTAAACTGTTCCCAAAACCATGGAAGCCTCCCATGGAACACCACCTGTACATTTGAGTGTCAGGAAGGATATAAACTCACTGGACCCCAGCACCTACAGTGTAACTCCTCTGGGATTTGGGACAACAAGCAGCCAACATGTAAAG CTGTGACCTGTGCAGCCATCAGCGATCCTCAGAACGGCACTGTGAACTGCAGCCACTCCTCGGTTGGAGAGTTCGCTTTCAAGTCATCCTGCCGCTTCGCTTGTACAGAGGGCTTCGTGTTGCAGGGGCCACCCCAGGTTGAATGCACTGCTGAGGGACAATGGACACAGCAGGTCCCGGTTTGTGAAG TGGTACGATGTTCACGTTTGGACGTTTCTGGAAAGCTCAGCATGAACTGCAATGGGGAGCCTGTGCTTGGCACTGAGTGTACGTTTGCATGTCCTGAAAGATGGACGCTCAACGGCTCTGTAGTGCTGACCTGCGGTGCCACAGGACACTGGTCTGGGATGCTGCCAACCTGCGAAG CTCCCATTGTGTCCCAAACTCCCTTGGCAGTTGAACTTTCTACTGCTGGAGTCTCCCTTGTGACAATACCATCCTTTCTCTTCTGGCTTCTGAAACGCCTTCGGAAGAAAG CAAAAAGATTTTCTCCTACCAG